GCCCACGAGCGGGTCGCCCGCGGCCTGGCGCCGCACGACTTCGCCCAGGGGGCTCCGGTTCGCTATCGCATGCGTTATCGCAAGACGAATCCCATGAGCCTCCGCGGTCATCTCGACATGATCCGTGTGCTGGGACGTGTTCTGAGACGGGCGAGTCTCTCTCTCTATCACACGGAAGGGTTCTCGCCCCGACCTCTGATGACCTTCGGCCCCGCATTGGCGCTGGGAATGCAATCGGAGGCGGAATACGTCGACTTCGCTCTCGTGGACGCGAGAGATGCGGAGCTCGTCGCCGCTGAGATTCGATCCGCGAGCGAGCCGGGCCTCGAGCTTCTCGGCCTCAGACGGCTTGCCCCCGACGAGCCGGCTCTCACCAAGCGAATCCAGGCACTCGACTACGTCGTCGTCCTGCCGGATTCGTCCGACTACGAGGCTCGCCTCGCCCGTTTCGACTCCTCGGAGAGCGTCCCGGTAAGCGTGAGGAGGAAAGGCAAGGAGCGCACGGTGGACGCGAAAACGGTCGTTCTCGAAGCCCGCTTGACGCCTGCCGGGGGCAACGCGGCGCTTCTCGACGTCGAAGAGGAGGCCATGGTTCTTGCTCTACGTGTTTCGGAGACGAGCGGCCAGGCGTCGCTCCGACCTATCGAGCTCGTGAAGGCGATTCTGGATGTCGAGCTCCCTCCTCAATGCTTCTCCAGGACGGGCTGCTGGACTCGGGAACCGTCGGGTTCTTGGCTCGATCCGCTCGACGCGATCGGGGATCAGGACGTAGGAAGTGGATTGCCGGTACTGAGCACCGACATCGCGACCTGATAGTCGAGGAACTCGATCGTGACACCTTCCTGAGCCGGCGGGCGCACCTCGATGACGTCGAGAGTAATCTCCTCGACGACCTGCTGGGCACCACCCTGCGGCGGGACCTCGATCTGGATCTCCTGAAGCGTGAGGGTCGTCTGCACCGACAGCGAGACCAGCGCGTGTCCCGCCTGAACGCAGGTCACGTCCACGGGGCAGCGGCTGTCTTCGAACACTCCGTTGAAGCGGACGAGCACGATGGCCGTGGGAACGACCACCCCGGCCGTGTCCCCCACCCGTAGCAGGAACGGCTGGCCCGCCTGAACGAAGAAGTCCGCATCGGGAAGGGTTGGGCTACTGTTGCTCGAGCAGGACGTGAAAAGAAGAATGACGATCGAGAGGGTTGTCGCTGTCTTGGCCAGGGATGTCATCTCTTGCTCGATGCTAGTACGAAAAAGGTAATCGAGCAACATGGCATAGCGCTTGCAGTATACGAGATTCATCAGCTCGGAAGTCTTCCGAACTGAGACAGTTGTTCCGCTCTGGAACGACAGCGATTCCGGAGCGAACCGAGGCCGGAGCTGGGGGGATGCGGCCACAAAGACGAAGAGACAAGGTTCACGGGTGACAGGGAGGGGCGGCGTGCCGGCACCCGCGCCGTTTCGACTCGAGCCAGTGAAAGTGCCGGGGGCAACAACTAGGACAGCGACGCCAAGCGCCCCCGGCACAACCTTCACTTCCGATTTCGGAAAAGCGCGAAGGTCTGACCCTGCAGAGGGGCGACAGAAAGGGACGGTACCCTCCGGAACAAAAACCGCAAGACGGATTCCCCGGAGGGACCGTCCTTTTTCTCCGTTTGCGCTAGACTCTGCGAAGTAAGGCCCTGCCACGGATCTGACGATGAGACGAGATCTCTCGTCAACCGACTCGTCGTCGACGACGAGCTCTCGCTGCCGAGACTCTTGTAACGACCACTGACTCGTCGACTGTAAGACGGCTCATTGTTTGAGCGTGGATTTGGCTGGACGATCCCCGAATTAGGTGATTGACGTCGTCGTCGTCGGTGGAGGCCCGGCGGGCTTGGCTGCCGCCATTTTCGCGGCCTCCTCCGGACTCTCGGTCACCCTCTTCGAACGCCGCTGGCTTCCCGCCGACAAGGCGTGCGGCGAGGGAATCATGCCTGGCGGCGTCGAGCTCCTCGAGAAGATGCGTGTCTGCGTCCAGAGGAGTCGACCGTTCGATGGAATTCGTTATTTCGACGGTGAGCATGTCGCCGAGGCGCGATTTCGGGGCGGTCGAGGTCTCGGGGTGCGTCGATCGGAGCTGTCGAGGGCGCTCCTCGCCAGGGCGCGTCAGGTAGGTGTCGACGTACGAGATCGAACCCCGGTCGTTGGTGCGACCGACGCTTCGGACGGAGTGGTGATCGAAACAGCGGGCGAGGCGGTGCGGGCGCAATGGCTCGTCGCCGCGGACGGCCTGTCGAGTCCGCTTCGACGAACCTTCGGCCTCGCATCGGCGAACAAGCAGCCCCGGATGGCGCGCTATGGGTTCCGCCGACATTTTCGAGTCGAGCCCTGGTCTTCGTTCGTCGAAGTGCACTGGAGCGACGGCGCCGAGGCATACGTGACGCCCGTCGCGGAGAACGAGATCGGGATCGCGGTCCTCTGGCACGGCCATCCGCCGGAACGCGACGCCTGGCTCGACCCGTTCCCGCGGTTGGCGAGCGTCCTGCAAGACGCGGAGCCGGTATCGCGTCTGCGAGGGGCGGGTCCGTTGCGACAATACGCCAACCGGGTCACGAGGGGACGACTTGCCCTGGTCGGTGACGCGGCGGGATACGTCGACGCTCTCACCGGGGAGGGGGTTGCCCTCGGGCTTCGATCCGCCGACGCCCTCGTCGCTTCCCTTCGACGGGGGAGCTTGCACGCCTACGAGAAAGAATACTGGAGATTGAGCAGACGGTATCGTTTGATGACCGAGCTCATCCTGTCGATGGCGACTCGACCGCGACTGCGGCGGGTCGCGGTACGCAGGCTCTCTCGATGCCCCGCGGTCTTCGAGCGGCTTCTGAACGTCTTGACGTAGAATAAACGCCCTTGAAACCAGTGCAGGAGGTCCCGACCATGCGACAGGCTCTCATTTGGATCGTCGCGGCGCTCGCCGCGGTTCCCGTCTTTGGCCAGAGCGACACATCTCACGATCGTCTCAAGGAAGCGGCGCAAGCGCAGGTGGGCGAGATGTCGAAACTCACCCAGGTCATGGTCGACAAAATCTTCAGCTTCGGCGAGCTCGGATTCCAGGAGGTCGAGACGTCGAAATACATCGTTGCCATGCTGCGAGAGAACGGCTTCGAGGTCGAAGAGGGAATCTCCGGCATCCCCACCGCGTGGATG
The genomic region above belongs to Vicinamibacteria bacterium and contains:
- a CDS encoding FAD-dependent oxidoreductase, yielding MIDVVVVGGGPAGLAAAIFAASSGLSVTLFERRWLPADKACGEGIMPGGVELLEKMRVCVQRSRPFDGIRYFDGEHVAEARFRGGRGLGVRRSELSRALLARARQVGVDVRDRTPVVGATDASDGVVIETAGEAVRAQWLVAADGLSSPLRRTFGLASANKQPRMARYGFRRHFRVEPWSSFVEVHWSDGAEAYVTPVAENEIGIAVLWHGHPPERDAWLDPFPRLASVLQDAEPVSRLRGAGPLRQYANRVTRGRLALVGDAAGYVDALTGEGVALGLRSADALVASLRRGSLHAYEKEYWRLSRRYRLMTELILSMATRPRLRRVAVRRLSRCPAVFERLLNVLT